One genomic segment of Trichocoleus sp. includes these proteins:
- a CDS encoding ABC transporter ATP-binding protein: MPTPIFDIRHLFVDFPSENGIVPAVQDVSFDLMPGETVCVVGESGSGKSVTSLAIMGLLVPTAQIRGEILFHNPRKSNDRVNLLSLSPDDRRAYRGGQIAMIFQEPMTSLNPVYTCGSQVIEAILLHSDISREEAYGQAVDLFREVKLPDPESMMERYPHQLSGGQIQRVMIAMSLSGNPALLIADEPTTALDVTIQATILDLMREIRDRRQMSILFITHDMGVVSEIADRVVVMYRGKVVEIASVYDLFANPQHPYTKGLLNCRPTPSRRLNRLPTVSDFMQVKPLGNGEVEILPQPLSIIENNPRFTTVSIAEQVSRSQALTQQAPLLSARNVTKSYPMRSGLFGRKSFFQAVDGVSFDVYPGETLGLVGESGCGKTTLSRVLLRLIEPTGGEVVFEGKSVFQLNDAELRQLRQEMQIVFQNPYGSMDPRQSIGSALVEPMVIHSIGNSNRDRADRAVALLERVGLDASAMNRMPHEFSGGQQQRICIARTLTCNPRFIICDESVSALDVSVQAQVLNLLKDLQQDFGLTYIFISHDLSVVKFVSDRIMVMNQGKIEEIGTSDAIYTNPTRDYTRQLIRAIPDATLEEIRDRQSQRLVGTELG; encoded by the coding sequence ATGCCCACCCCGATCTTCGACATTCGCCATTTATTTGTTGATTTCCCTTCTGAAAATGGAATCGTTCCAGCCGTTCAAGATGTCTCGTTTGACCTGATGCCGGGAGAAACTGTTTGTGTGGTGGGTGAATCAGGGTCAGGTAAGTCGGTAACTTCGCTGGCAATCATGGGCTTGCTGGTTCCCACAGCTCAGATTCGTGGCGAGATTTTGTTTCACAATCCCCGTAAGTCGAACGATCGCGTCAACTTGTTGTCCCTCTCTCCAGACGATCGCCGCGCCTATCGGGGTGGGCAGATTGCGATGATTTTTCAGGAGCCGATGACCTCGCTCAATCCAGTTTATACCTGTGGCTCTCAAGTGATTGAAGCGATCTTGCTGCACAGTGACATCAGCCGCGAAGAAGCCTATGGGCAGGCAGTTGATCTGTTTCGCGAGGTGAAGCTGCCTGATCCAGAAAGCATGATGGAACGCTACCCGCACCAGCTTTCTGGCGGACAAATTCAGCGCGTCATGATCGCCATGTCTCTCAGCGGCAACCCTGCCTTACTGATTGCAGATGAACCCACAACCGCACTTGATGTCACCATTCAGGCAACTATTCTTGATCTGATGCGCGAAATCCGCGATCGTCGCCAGATGTCGATTCTGTTCATCACGCATGATATGGGCGTGGTCTCGGAAATTGCCGATCGCGTCGTCGTGATGTATCGCGGCAAAGTCGTTGAAATTGCCAGCGTTTATGATTTGTTTGCCAACCCCCAACATCCCTATACAAAAGGCTTGCTCAACTGTCGCCCTACGCCCAGTCGTCGCCTCAATCGCCTGCCCACCGTTTCTGATTTCATGCAGGTGAAGCCGCTTGGTAATGGCGAGGTCGAAATTTTGCCGCAGCCTTTAAGCATCATTGAAAATAATCCGCGCTTCACCACCGTCAGCATTGCTGAACAAGTCAGCCGATCGCAAGCTCTGACGCAGCAAGCCCCACTGCTGTCTGCCCGAAATGTGACCAAAAGCTATCCCATGCGATCGGGCTTATTTGGACGAAAAAGTTTCTTTCAGGCGGTTGATGGTGTCAGCTTTGATGTCTATCCCGGTGAAACTCTGGGGTTGGTGGGCGAATCAGGTTGTGGCAAAACAACACTGAGCCGGGTACTGCTGCGGCTGATTGAACCGACTGGGGGTGAAGTGGTCTTTGAGGGTAAATCTGTCTTCCAACTCAACGATGCAGAGTTGCGGCAACTGCGTCAGGAAATGCAGATTGTGTTTCAAAATCCTTATGGCTCAATGGATCCGCGTCAGAGTATTGGCTCTGCCCTCGTTGAACCGATGGTCATCCATAGCATTGGCAACTCAAATCGAGACCGTGCCGATCGCGCCGTTGCTTTGCTAGAACGAGTCGGTTTGGATGCCAGTGCCATGAACCGGATGCCACACGAATTCTCTGGCGGACAGCAGCAACGAATTTGTATCGCCCGAACCCTCACCTGCAATCCGCGCTTTATTATTTGCGATGAGTCAGTTTCAGCCTTAGATGTCTCGGTTCAGGCACAAGTTTTAAATCTGCTTAAAGATTTACAGCAAGACTTTGGCTTAACTTACATCTTTATTTCCCATGACCTGAGCGTCGTCAAGTTTGTCAGCGATCGAATTATGGTGATGAACCAGGGCAAAATTGAGGAGATTGGCACATCTGATGCAATCTACACCAACCCCACCCGCGACTACACTCGCCAATTAATTCGCGCCATCCCCGATGCCACATTAGAAGAAATCCGCGATCGGCAGTCTCAGCGATTAGTTGGCACAGAGTTAGGCTAG
- a CDS encoding ABC transporter substrate-binding protein, with product MIQRLKRWQAVLFALTAALTVTLSNCAAPQTPTTSTGANNPGAAPAADASTLIFGSGGDPANLEPGNIEDGNSIYVQQQIYDRLIDYKAGTTELEPALATEWSASSDARTWTFKLQDGVKFHDGTPFNAEAVRFNVNRWWDKDDPNGFRNAGKTYAVWEGLFGGYKGSDASIVQDIKVVDDKTIQFVLQEPFAAFPAAIASGYFGMASPDAIKKAGAEYGIAGGTAVGTGPYIFKEWRTGDRLLLDKNPNYWKAGYPKTDKVVFRFIKEPSARLAELRSGSIDFTVDITPDQLKELQADTNLKEVRRPPFNVGFLALNPAYEPLAKKEVRQAIAMAINKKPIVDSFWSGLATTDSHFLPPSMKNFQDSSLSDYQHNPDKAKQMLAAAGYPNGFDLDLWYMPVSRPYFPTPKPIAEAFAADLSNIGIRVNLKTKDWAAYLDDRLKAPGYQAYMLGWTGDYGDPDNFLYYHFGKGGTKDIGNWNNPEVFKLLDQARASSNEAQRAKLYGQVDKILFDEAVRIPVVHSEPLNAQRTNISNWAPSPLGSESFEMIEKS from the coding sequence ATGATTCAACGTTTGAAACGATGGCAGGCAGTCTTATTTGCACTCACCGCTGCCCTGACTGTAACCCTCTCCAACTGTGCGGCTCCCCAAACTCCAACCACTTCAACAGGTGCAAATAACCCAGGGGCAGCTCCAGCAGCAGATGCCAGTACGCTGATCTTTGGGTCGGGTGGTGATCCAGCAAACCTGGAACCCGGCAACATTGAGGACGGCAATTCCATTTATGTGCAGCAACAAATCTACGATCGCCTGATCGACTACAAAGCCGGAACAACCGAACTCGAACCTGCGCTGGCAACGGAATGGTCTGCTTCCAGTGATGCCCGCACCTGGACATTTAAGCTGCAGGATGGGGTGAAATTTCACGATGGTACTCCTTTCAACGCTGAAGCCGTCCGGTTTAACGTGAATCGCTGGTGGGACAAAGACGACCCCAACGGATTCCGCAATGCAGGCAAAACCTATGCGGTATGGGAAGGCTTGTTCGGCGGCTACAAGGGCAGCGATGCCTCGATCGTGCAGGACATTAAAGTGGTGGATGACAAGACGATTCAGTTTGTCTTGCAAGAACCCTTTGCCGCATTCCCGGCAGCGATCGCCTCTGGCTATTTTGGGATGGCGAGCCCCGATGCTATTAAGAAAGCAGGCGCAGAATATGGAATTGCAGGCGGTACAGCCGTTGGTACAGGACCCTATATCTTCAAGGAATGGCGCACAGGCGATCGGCTCCTGCTCGATAAAAATCCGAACTACTGGAAAGCAGGTTATCCCAAAACTGATAAAGTCGTCTTCCGCTTTATCAAAGAGCCATCAGCACGTTTAGCAGAACTTCGCTCTGGCAGCATTGACTTCACCGTTGATATTACGCCCGACCAGCTCAAAGAGCTTCAAGCCGACACCAACCTGAAAGAAGTGCGTCGCCCACCTTTTAACGTCGGCTTTTTGGCACTCAATCCTGCTTACGAACCGTTGGCGAAGAAAGAAGTGCGGCAGGCGATCGCGATGGCAATTAACAAAAAGCCGATCGTTGATTCCTTCTGGTCTGGTTTGGCAACCACTGACAGCCACTTCCTGCCCCCTTCCATGAAGAACTTCCAGGATTCCAGCCTGAGTGACTACCAGCACAACCCCGACAAAGCCAAACAAATGCTGGCTGCCGCCGGATATCCCAATGGCTTTGACCTGGATCTCTGGTATATGCCCGTCTCGCGTCCCTATTTCCCCACCCCCAAACCGATCGCAGAAGCCTTCGCAGCAGACTTGAGCAATATCGGCATTCGGGTCAACCTGAAAACAAAAGACTGGGCGGCTTATCTGGACGATCGACTCAAAGCCCCTGGCTATCAAGCATATATGCTCGGTTGGACAGGCGACTACGGCGACCCGGATAACTTCCTGTACTATCACTTCGGCAAAGGCGGCACGAAAGACATCGGCAACTGGAACAATCCTGAAGTCTTCAAACTGCTCGATCAAGCCCGTGCCTCCAGCAACGAAGCTCAACGCGCCAAACTCTATGGACAGGTCGATAAAATCCTGTTTGATGAAGCGGTAAGAATTCCAGTGGTTCACTCCGAACCGCTCAACGCCCAACGCACCAACATCTCTAACTGGGCACCTAGCCCCCTCGGCTCCGAATCCTTCGAGATGATCGAAAAAAGCTAA
- a CDS encoding GH3 auxin-responsive promoter family protein yields the protein MNKLLLPFLKAYGATAKEILTRKARDPIATQERFLLELLQAHQKTDLGQQFGLEDIRTVAAFRDRVPIWSYDDYEPYIERIVQGEPNVLNPDPVIYINLTSGTTGKQKMVPVTRRFKKVLARANAASFGFSLTAFRRHSRSDRPLEFGKLMAANSVRLQGRTAAGIEYGPVTAGSYRMNRRLCELAFAQPYQAMEAKDVLTRHYVCLLFALCNPQTRGLSANFPMLVLQICRYLEEYAESFIEDIARGTIASWLSLEPEIREYLEKRWQPDPKRAAELRHILKTEGRLTPRSAWSKLSFVATARGGTSDFYFDRFPDYFGDLPISGGVYGTAEGTFAVYTDFNTDGAVLALDSGFYEFIPRDQWDATEPKTLLSAELKVGEFYRILVTSYSGVYRYDIGDVVEVVGFYENTPMIVFRHRRGGLLSSTTEKTTEFHVIQTMQMLQQEFGINLDDFCVTLSAHEFPAHYWVNIELAEGQTLSKPEAFLARFDYWLGEFNNPYTTVRSADVPPPRLRILAPGSFEIVRQRQLKRGTSESQLKIPHVSEDRNFLSGLEVMEEVRMVEQVSALEH from the coding sequence ATGAATAAGCTATTGCTGCCTTTTCTTAAAGCTTATGGTGCGACTGCTAAAGAAATTTTAACGCGCAAAGCCCGTGACCCGATCGCGACTCAAGAACGCTTTTTGCTGGAGTTGCTGCAAGCCCATCAGAAAACAGACTTGGGTCAACAGTTTGGCTTGGAAGACATTCGCACCGTTGCTGCATTCCGCGATCGAGTGCCGATCTGGTCTTACGACGACTATGAACCCTACATAGAGCGCATCGTGCAGGGCGAACCCAATGTGCTGAATCCTGATCCGGTGATCTATATCAATTTGACCAGTGGCACAACCGGGAAACAAAAGATGGTTCCGGTGACGCGCCGCTTTAAAAAAGTTTTGGCACGGGCGAATGCAGCCAGTTTTGGGTTTTCTTTAACGGCATTCCGCCGACATTCTAGAAGCGATCGACCGCTGGAGTTTGGCAAGCTGATGGCAGCGAATTCAGTTCGGCTGCAAGGACGCACGGCAGCAGGGATTGAATATGGTCCGGTGACGGCAGGCAGCTATCGGATGAATCGGCGGCTTTGTGAGTTGGCGTTCGCCCAGCCTTATCAGGCAATGGAAGCAAAAGATGTGCTGACTCGTCACTATGTTTGCTTGCTGTTTGCCCTTTGCAATCCCCAAACACGCGGGCTCTCTGCCAATTTTCCGATGCTGGTACTGCAAATCTGCCGTTATCTGGAAGAGTATGCTGAGAGTTTCATTGAGGATATTGCACGGGGGACGATCGCTTCCTGGCTCTCCCTGGAACCGGAAATTCGAGAGTATCTGGAAAAACGCTGGCAGCCAGATCCTAAGCGGGCAGCAGAACTGCGTCATATCCTGAAAACAGAAGGCAGACTTACTCCTCGCTCCGCTTGGTCGAAGCTGTCTTTTGTGGCGACTGCGAGAGGCGGCACCTCCGACTTTTACTTCGATCGATTCCCTGACTATTTTGGCGATCTGCCGATTAGCGGGGGTGTATATGGCACAGCCGAGGGCACATTTGCTGTCTATACAGACTTCAACACCGATGGCGCAGTTCTGGCATTAGACAGTGGGTTTTATGAGTTCATTCCGCGTGACCAGTGGGACGCTACAGAACCAAAAACTTTGCTATCTGCTGAATTAAAAGTCGGCGAGTTCTACCGAATTCTCGTTACTTCCTATAGCGGTGTTTATCGCTACGACATTGGCGATGTGGTGGAGGTGGTTGGCTTCTATGAAAACACTCCCATGATCGTTTTTCGGCATCGGCGCGGTGGCTTGCTCTCTTCAACAACCGAAAAAACGACTGAGTTTCATGTGATTCAAACGATGCAAATGCTGCAACAGGAGTTTGGCATTAACCTGGATGATTTTTGCGTCACGCTTTCTGCTCACGAATTTCCGGCACATTATTGGGTCAATATTGAGCTGGCTGAAGGACAAACTCTCAGTAAGCCTGAAGCGTTTCTGGCTCGGTTTGACTACTGGCTGGGTGAATTTAACAACCCTTATACGACGGTGCGATCGGCTGATGTTCCCCCCCCTCGTCTGCGAATTCTGGCTCCGGGCAGCTTTGAGATTGTTCGGCAACGTCAACTGAAGCGGGGCACGTCTGAGTCGCAGCTAAAAATTCCGCATGTCAGCGAAGATCGCAACTTTTTGTCTGGGCTGGAAGTGATGGAGGAGGTGCGAATGGTGGAACAGGTGTCTGCTTTGGAACACTAG
- a CDS encoding ABC transporter substrate-binding protein, with amino-acid sequence MIWQLKRWRIALFGLAAVLTVTLANCGTPQSTTTSQANSPSGSPGSAAIVFGSVGDPASLESGNIEDGYSVYVQHQVYDRLLDTEPGTTKLIPALATEWNGSDDGLTWTFKLRDGVKFHDGTDLNAQAVLANIDRWWNPDSPLGFRSSGKTYAIWKNLFGGFKGEPDSLVQDVKAVDNSTVQFVLKQPFAAFPAAIASGYFGIASPDAIKKAGGEYGTAGSTAVGTGPFTFKEWRIGDRVILDKNPDYWRQGYPKADQVIFRTIKEASGRLAELRAGSIDFTENLSPEQLKEIQGDPNLKEIRRPSFNVGYLALNPSYEPLAKKEVRQAIAMAIDRKQLTQAFWSGLAVTDSHFTPPSMKEFQDANLGEYSFDPDKAKQMLAAAGYPNGFDLELWYMPINGTSFPTPKPIAEAWAAELSSIGIRVKLNTKDWAAYLADRQKAPGYQSFMLGWTGDYGDPDNFYYPHFGKGSTSDIGNWKSDRVFSLLDDARKESNESKRAGMYAEVDKILFGEALRIPIVHTEPLLAYRANLSGWQPSPFGSESFEAVAKS; translated from the coding sequence ATGATCTGGCAACTGAAACGATGGCGAATTGCCCTATTTGGTTTAGCGGCTGTTCTGACCGTCACCCTTGCCAACTGCGGTACACCCCAATCCACAACTACATCTCAGGCAAATAGTCCTTCTGGTTCACCCGGATCAGCTGCGATCGTCTTTGGTTCTGTCGGTGATCCGGCAAGCCTGGAGTCTGGCAATATCGAAGATGGTTATTCGGTTTATGTGCAGCACCAAGTTTACGATCGGTTGCTGGATACGGAACCCGGTACAACCAAGCTAATCCCAGCTTTAGCCACCGAATGGAATGGTTCGGACGATGGGCTAACCTGGACGTTTAAGCTGCGCGATGGCGTGAAGTTCCATGACGGAACCGATCTCAACGCTCAGGCAGTGCTGGCAAACATCGATCGCTGGTGGAATCCAGATAGCCCTTTGGGGTTTCGCAGTTCTGGAAAGACCTACGCCATCTGGAAAAACCTGTTTGGCGGGTTTAAGGGCGAGCCCGATTCGCTTGTGCAGGACGTGAAGGCAGTGGATAACTCCACCGTTCAGTTTGTGCTGAAACAGCCTTTTGCTGCATTCCCGGCAGCGATCGCCTCTGGCTATTTTGGCATTGCCAGCCCGGATGCCATCAAAAAAGCAGGCGGCGAGTATGGGACAGCCGGATCAACCGCTGTGGGGACGGGTCCTTTTACATTTAAGGAATGGCGAATTGGCGATCGGGTGATTCTTGACAAAAACCCCGACTACTGGCGGCAGGGCTACCCTAAAGCTGATCAGGTGATCTTTCGCACCATCAAAGAAGCGTCTGGACGGTTAGCAGAACTGCGGGCTGGATCGATCGACTTCACTGAAAATCTGTCCCCAGAGCAACTCAAGGAAATTCAGGGTGATCCAAACCTGAAGGAAATCCGCCGTCCCTCTTTTAATGTGGGCTATCTGGCGCTTAATCCAAGCTATGAGCCGTTAGCGAAGAAAGAAGTCCGACAGGCAATTGCGATGGCGATCGATCGCAAGCAGTTAACGCAAGCCTTCTGGTCTGGGTTGGCAGTCACCGATAGCCACTTCACCCCTCCTTCGATGAAGGAATTTCAGGACGCCAATCTGGGAGAGTATTCCTTTGATCCGGACAAAGCTAAACAGATGCTGGCTGCCGCCGGATATCCCAATGGCTTTGATCTCGAACTCTGGTATATGCCCATCAACGGCACGTCTTTCCCGACGCCCAAACCGATCGCCGAAGCTTGGGCAGCCGAACTCAGTTCGATTGGCATTCGCGTCAAGCTCAATACCAAAGACTGGGCGGCATATCTTGCTGATCGCCAAAAAGCACCAGGCTATCAGTCCTTTATGCTGGGCTGGACAGGTGACTACGGCGATCCTGATAACTTCTACTATCCCCACTTTGGCAAAGGCAGCACTTCAGATATTGGCAACTGGAAAAGCGATCGCGTCTTCAGCCTGCTCGACGATGCCCGCAAGGAAAGCAACGAGTCGAAAAGAGCCGGAATGTATGCCGAGGTAGACAAAATCCTGTTTGGGGAAGCTTTGCGAATTCCGATCGTCCATACCGAACCGCTCCTTGCTTATCGTGCCAATCTTTCTGGCTGGCAACCGAGTCCCTTTGGCTCTGAGTCGTTTGAGGCAGTCGCGAAATCTTAG
- a CDS encoding aromatic ring-hydroxylating dioxygenase subunit alpha, whose product MELATTLKGQTIQNKIREVGINENYWYPVAWAHELKPSQVIPVKVWQQPIALYRDAAGEVYALEDACPHKGIELHQGEVTGDRLVCPYHGWEFGTDGQCVNIPYFPKEQKLPCAQARSYPAQEKYGIVWLFPGDPTLAQQVQIPEMPEYDDPNCLGVPITGRFKAHFSICNENAMDVFHGFLHRSLQGWFDPTLLKLKESDSSIEAQYRVCYRGFLSKFLGLSTDSNGITTRVVTIHYQYPHYHSTMEGVSSLYLMRLPVSPTETRSFSMLFLPKVRLPKWLIRTIKPVAVPLVRRFLFMRFLEQDVEMMESEQRNYQASPLRRYVEINPAIIALQRVTVRQYEQFVQQSSQLHPQTRNGSAKAVPLVEEVTTASAESASTSAAR is encoded by the coding sequence ATGGAACTGGCGACAACGCTCAAGGGTCAGACGATCCAGAATAAAATTCGTGAAGTTGGCATTAACGAAAACTACTGGTATCCGGTAGCTTGGGCACACGAGCTTAAGCCAAGCCAGGTGATTCCGGTGAAGGTTTGGCAGCAGCCAATCGCGCTCTACCGGGATGCAGCAGGTGAAGTTTATGCCCTAGAGGATGCCTGTCCACATAAGGGAATTGAGCTACATCAAGGCGAAGTGACGGGCGATCGCTTGGTTTGCCCCTATCATGGTTGGGAATTTGGCACTGATGGGCAGTGTGTCAACATCCCTTATTTCCCCAAAGAGCAAAAGCTGCCTTGTGCTCAAGCGCGGAGCTATCCTGCTCAAGAAAAGTACGGGATTGTCTGGCTCTTTCCAGGTGACCCAACCCTAGCGCAGCAAGTCCAGATTCCAGAAATGCCAGAATACGACGATCCAAACTGCCTCGGCGTCCCGATTACCGGAAGATTCAAAGCACACTTCTCTATCTGCAACGAAAATGCGATGGATGTGTTTCACGGCTTTCTGCACCGCAGTCTGCAAGGCTGGTTTGACCCAACCCTGCTCAAGCTGAAGGAAAGCGACAGTTCGATCGAGGCGCAGTACCGCGTTTGCTATCGAGGCTTCCTGTCTAAGTTTCTGGGCTTGAGCACCGACAGCAATGGCATCACCACTCGCGTTGTCACTATCCACTATCAATACCCCCACTATCACAGCACAATGGAAGGGGTTTCATCGCTTTATCTGATGCGGCTCCCGGTCAGCCCGACTGAAACGCGATCGTTCTCGATGCTGTTTTTGCCCAAAGTTCGTTTGCCCAAGTGGTTGATCAGAACCATTAAACCCGTCGCAGTGCCACTTGTCCGCCGCTTTTTGTTCATGCGCTTTCTGGAACAGGATGTGGAAATGATGGAAAGTGAACAGCGGAACTATCAAGCCAGCCCATTACGTCGGTATGTAGAGATTAACCCTGCTATCATTGCGCTGCAGCGAGTCACAGTCCGGCAATATGAACAATTTGTGCAACAATCTAGTCAATTACATCCACAAACCCGGAACGGTTCCGCAAAGGCTGTTCCTCTGGTTGAAGAAGTAACTACTGCATCGGCTGAATCTGCTTCCACAAGTGCAGCCCGATAG
- a CDS encoding aminotransferase class I/II-fold pyridoxal phosphate-dependent enzyme, with the protein MRVVKEYVQRWYESGLDPDEYICHGSKQGNLVEIEEAATGVRRTVLTFCTNDVLGLVQNEAVKQAAIDAIVQYGTSNSSCSVLSGRIDLHRQLEEEISAFKHLPHTQLFLNAWMAMQALMDAFCHLAIPVPGFQHTKETLILTDVLNHGCIVSALANAGTRSGKLFGHSPRVRVRAYRHCDMEDMARKLQRHVRPDDRVLIVSDAVFSMDGDIAPLPDMIDILSNYEDSVLVMDEAHATGALGAKGGGIYDYFGITPQQVIDRGISPLIMTTFSKFAASAGAAISTHVAELKPLLNVSPTSIGTISLPAPTTAAALESIRQVRQHPEMVERLHDNTRYLRARLLEHDFMPIGETNVVPVVLPTDLNPKHFARKLMYDHGIWVSPIWFIAKPRLRITANALHTREEMDKLVTAMTAVRDVMYAPTISA; encoded by the coding sequence GTGCGAGTTGTTAAAGAATACGTTCAGCGCTGGTACGAGAGTGGACTTGATCCCGATGAGTACATCTGTCACGGCAGCAAACAAGGCAACCTGGTTGAAATTGAAGAAGCCGCGACTGGGGTTCGTCGTACTGTTCTAACCTTCTGTACCAATGATGTGTTAGGTCTGGTGCAAAATGAGGCGGTGAAGCAGGCGGCGATCGATGCGATTGTGCAATATGGCACCTCTAATAGCTCTTGCTCCGTCTTGAGTGGTCGGATTGATCTACATCGGCAATTAGAAGAAGAAATTTCTGCCTTCAAACATCTGCCGCATACTCAGCTTTTTCTCAACGCTTGGATGGCAATGCAGGCTCTAATGGATGCTTTCTGCCATTTAGCGATTCCGGTTCCGGGCTTTCAGCATACGAAAGAGACGCTGATCCTCACAGATGTTTTGAACCACGGCTGTATCGTTTCGGCTTTGGCAAACGCCGGGACTCGCTCTGGAAAGCTGTTTGGACATAGCCCCAGAGTCCGGGTGCGGGCTTATCGCCACTGTGATATGGAAGATATGGCGCGGAAGCTACAACGCCATGTCCGTCCAGACGATCGGGTTCTGATTGTCTCGGATGCCGTCTTCTCAATGGATGGCGACATTGCCCCCCTGCCCGACATGATTGATATCCTCTCAAACTATGAGGATTCTGTGCTGGTGATGGATGAAGCCCACGCCACTGGCGCACTCGGAGCAAAAGGCGGCGGCATCTATGACTATTTTGGCATTACACCCCAACAGGTGATCGATCGCGGGATTTCACCCCTGATCATGACCACTTTCTCTAAGTTTGCTGCCTCTGCCGGAGCTGCAATTAGTACCCACGTTGCTGAACTCAAGCCCCTGCTGAACGTTTCCCCTACATCGATCGGGACAATCTCCCTGCCTGCGCCCACAACAGCCGCCGCACTAGAAAGCATTCGTCAGGTGCGCCAACACCCCGAAATGGTGGAACGGCTACATGACAATACGCGCTATCTGCGGGCAAGACTGCTCGAGCATGATTTTATGCCGATCGGGGAAACCAACGTGGTTCCGGTAGTACTACCCACAGACCTGAACCCGAAACATTTTGCCCGTAAGCTCATGTACGATCACGGCATCTGGGTTTCGCCGATCTGGTTTATTGCCAAACCTCGCTTGCGGATTACGGCAAATGCGCTGCACACCCGCGAAGAAATGGACAAACTCGTTACAGCCATGACTGCGGTACGAGATGTGATGTATGCGCCCACGATCAGCGCTTAG
- a CDS encoding ABC transporter permease has protein sequence MLRYISKRLLDLLPVLLGITILVFLFLQLIPGNPAVVLLGPRATPDQIEALKEQLGLNQPLPLQYLAFLGKLIRFDLGRSIISGIPITREIATRWPATFELSVAAMIVAIVLGVPAGILAAVRKNGWVDNIAMSTSLLGVSMPVYWLGLLLVYLFAVNLHWLPPSGRLGVGVTLQPITGFYLLDSLLQLNFRAFGDVLAHLILPAITVGTIPLAIIARITRSAMLEVLSQDYIRTARAKGLRERWVISKHALKNALLPVITIIGLQFGTLLSGAILTETIFSWPGIGSWIYEGILARDYPVVQGGVVFVAIVFVLINLLVDISYAFLDPRIQYK, from the coding sequence ATGCTGCGATACATCAGCAAACGTCTTCTCGATCTCCTGCCCGTTCTTCTCGGTATTACCATTCTCGTTTTTCTATTTCTGCAGCTCATTCCAGGTAATCCCGCAGTCGTGCTGCTCGGACCCAGAGCCACCCCTGACCAGATCGAAGCCCTCAAAGAACAGCTTGGACTGAATCAGCCCCTACCGTTGCAATATCTCGCCTTTTTAGGCAAGCTCATTCGCTTTGATCTCGGTCGCAGCATTATCAGCGGCATCCCCATTACCCGTGAGATTGCGACTCGCTGGCCTGCCACGTTTGAGTTATCCGTTGCTGCCATGATTGTGGCGATCGTTCTGGGAGTCCCGGCGGGGATTTTGGCAGCCGTTCGCAAAAATGGCTGGGTTGACAACATTGCCATGAGTACATCCTTGCTGGGCGTATCGATGCCCGTTTACTGGCTCGGTTTGCTGCTCGTCTACCTGTTTGCTGTCAATCTACACTGGCTTCCCCCAAGCGGTCGGTTAGGTGTTGGAGTCACGCTGCAACCGATCACCGGATTCTATTTGCTGGATTCCCTGCTACAGCTCAACTTTCGCGCTTTTGGCGATGTCCTGGCGCACCTGATCCTCCCTGCCATTACTGTTGGCACGATTCCCCTCGCCATCATTGCCCGGATTACGCGCAGTGCCATGCTCGAAGTGCTCTCTCAAGACTACATCCGCACTGCCAGAGCCAAAGGACTCCGAGAACGCTGGGTCATCTCCAAACATGCCCTCAAAAATGCTCTCCTGCCTGTCATTACCATCATCGGCTTACAGTTTGGCACCCTCCTCAGTGGCGCAATTCTCACCGAAACCATTTTCTCCTGGCCCGGCATCGGCTCCTGGATCTACGAAGGTATCCTCGCTAGGGATTATCCGGTTGTTCAAGGCGGTGTCGTGTTTGTGGCGATCGTTTTCGTTCTCATTAACCTGTTAGTCGATATTTCCTACGCTTTCCTCGATCCTAGAATTCAGTACAAATAG
- a CDS encoding GNAT family N-acetyltransferase has translation MLSFRPLKVDDFPLLLTWLSNDHVKQWWNDGDNTLEKVALHYGAEDPDVARFILIEATEVGESAIGYFQYYIVSKEIIGIDQFLGEADHINKGIGTAAIRLFLEMIVAKHEPQEVITDPHPENKRAIKCYEKVGFVYYAMQLKENGESAYMMKFNCRREAS, from the coding sequence ATGCTAAGTTTTAGACCATTGAAAGTTGATGATTTCCCACTGCTCCTAACCTGGCTCTCCAATGATCATGTCAAGCAGTGGTGGAATGATGGAGACAACACATTAGAGAAAGTAGCGCTGCATTACGGGGCTGAAGACCCTGATGTTGCTCGATTTATTCTCATTGAAGCTACAGAAGTAGGGGAAAGCGCGATCGGTTATTTTCAGTACTACATTGTGTCTAAGGAAATTATTGGCATTGATCAATTCCTGGGCGAGGCAGATCACATCAATAAGGGTATTGGCACAGCCGCAATCAGATTGTTTCTAGAAATGATCGTTGCAAAACACGAGCCACAGGAGGTCATAACTGATCCGCATCCTGAGAATAAGCGTGCTATCAAGTGTTATGAGAAAGTAGGATTTGTGTATTACGCTATGCAACTGAAAGAGAATGGAGAGAGTGCCTACATGATGAAATTCAATTGTCGGCGTGAAGCCAGCTAA